ACTTTCACCCTAAGTACTAAGTAAAATTAATATGTTAGCTTATAAAGCTACTCAGAAGCTTTGTTGCCTTTGAGTTTTTTATAAGCATACGCGCCACCTGCTGCGGCTAGTAAGCCGAGGCCACCATCAATTGGGGCTTGTGCGGGTGCACTTGGTAATCCCGGCTGAGCAACCGCCCACACCGAGAGTAATAGTATCATTGCTAAACTTGCGAGTATTGTGATAAATATCTTCATGAATCTGTCCTTTTATAATTACTTGATGAGCGTCA
This DNA window, taken from Balneola vulgaris DSM 17893, encodes the following:
- a CDS encoding PID-CTERM protein-sorting domain-containing protein, whose amino-acid sequence is MKIFITILASLAMILLLSVWAVAQPGLPSAPAQAPIDGGLGLLAAAGGAYAYKKLKGNKASE